A region from the Sphingomonas brevis genome encodes:
- a CDS encoding DUF4170 domain-containing protein, giving the protein MSKLHLVFGGRVKDPQGLEFTDLEKIDLVGLFDSYAAAEEAWRGAAQRSVDDAEMKYVVVHLHRLLEPGMEGISRPKS; this is encoded by the coding sequence ATGAGCAAGCTCCATCTCGTCTTCGGCGGGCGGGTCAAGGATCCGCAAGGCCTGGAATTCACCGACCTCGAGAAAATCGACCTGGTCGGCCTGTTCGACAGCTATGCCGCGGCGGAAGAGGCGTGGCGCGGGGCTGCCCAGCGCAGCGTCGACGATGCCGAGATGAAATATGTGGTGGTGCACCTCCACCGGCTGCTTGAGCCAGGCATGGAGGGCATTTCGCGGCCGAAGAGCTAG
- a CDS encoding DUF3618 domain-containing protein encodes MNDTPEIVSARIHVAKTRAALLDTMRELQQRLQPKTLASEAWEKAKDKGADLAEDAVDAVAKRPVAVGGVIAALAMFIAREPLKKATVKFYDAMTPLFEPRSKSVALKEKRAAKPAREPAKRRTTRAASRRTAQKKTEKA; translated from the coding sequence GTGAACGATACGCCAGAGATCGTGTCCGCCCGCATCCACGTCGCGAAGACCAGGGCCGCGCTGCTCGACACAATGCGCGAGTTGCAGCAGCGGCTGCAGCCCAAGACGCTGGCCAGCGAAGCGTGGGAAAAGGCCAAGGACAAGGGTGCCGACCTGGCCGAGGACGCTGTCGACGCGGTTGCCAAGCGGCCCGTCGCGGTCGGCGGGGTAATCGCCGCATTGGCCATGTTCATCGCCCGCGAGCCGCTCAAGAAGGCAACAGTCAAATTTTATGACGCCATGACGCCATTGTTTGAACCCAGGTCCAAGTCCGTGGCGTTGAAGGAGAAGCGCGCAGCCAAGCCAGCTCGGGAGCCTGCGAAGCGGCGGACGACGCGAGCGGCGTCCCGGCGGACAGCGCAAAAGAAGACGGAGAAAGCATGA
- a CDS encoding phage holin family protein, with protein MASGGDDDERPIGELFGQLIDEGKAYAKAELGLARASAEAKADAAKKPALYGVASFLFLIAGVVVLCMTLALALATLVGPLAGGLIASLITFGIAYGLFLLARHEAERLK; from the coding sequence ATGGCGAGCGGGGGCGACGACGATGAGAGGCCGATCGGTGAGCTGTTCGGACAGCTGATCGACGAGGGCAAGGCCTATGCCAAGGCTGAGCTCGGCCTGGCCAGGGCCAGTGCCGAGGCCAAGGCCGATGCGGCCAAGAAGCCGGCCCTGTACGGAGTGGCGTCATTTCTGTTCCTGATCGCCGGTGTCGTCGTCCTTTGCATGACGCTGGCGCTGGCGCTGGCGACGCTGGTTGGTCCACTGGCCGGCGGCCTCATCGCCTCGCTGATCACGTTCGGGATCGCCTATGGCCTGTTCCTGCTGGCCAGGCATGAAGCCGAGAGGCTCAAGTGA
- the eno gene encoding phosphopyruvate hydratase, with product MTAIVDIHARQILDSRGNPTVEVDVTLEDGSMGRAAVPSGASTGAHEAVEKRDGDKSRWGGKGVGEAVRAVNGPIADAIVGYEAEDQAEVDAAMIDLDGTANKSRLGANAILGVSLATARAAAEARGLPLYRYVGGTGATLLPVPMMNILNGGAHADNPIDFQEFMVMPVGAPNFSEALRCGAEIFHALKSALHAKGLSTAVGDEGGFAPDIASARAALDFIGEATGAAGYKLGSDVLIALDCASTEFFKGGSYAMEGEGRSLSPDEMAAYLAELADAYPIASIEDGMAEDDMAGWKALTERLGSRVQLVGDDLFVTNEARLADGIRDGIANSILVKVNQIGTLTETANAVRLAQSAGYTAVMSHRSGETEDSTIADLAVALNCGQIKTGSLARSDRTAKYNQLLRIEEELGDTAGYAGAAAIKAYRPN from the coding sequence ATGACCGCGATCGTCGACATCCACGCCCGGCAGATCCTCGATAGCCGGGGCAATCCGACGGTCGAGGTCGATGTTACGCTGGAAGACGGATCGATGGGGCGCGCGGCCGTGCCCTCGGGCGCGTCCACGGGCGCTCATGAAGCGGTCGAGAAACGCGATGGAGACAAATCGCGCTGGGGCGGCAAGGGCGTCGGCGAGGCCGTCAGGGCGGTCAACGGCCCGATTGCCGACGCCATCGTCGGTTACGAAGCCGAAGACCAGGCCGAAGTCGATGCCGCGATGATCGACCTGGACGGCACGGCGAACAAGAGCCGCCTCGGCGCCAATGCGATCCTCGGGGTCAGCCTGGCGACCGCGCGAGCCGCCGCGGAAGCGCGCGGCCTGCCGCTTTATCGCTATGTCGGCGGAACCGGGGCGACGCTGCTTCCCGTACCGATGATGAACATTCTGAACGGCGGCGCCCATGCCGACAATCCGATCGACTTCCAGGAATTCATGGTGATGCCTGTCGGCGCTCCCAATTTCTCCGAAGCGCTGCGTTGCGGTGCCGAGATTTTCCACGCGCTGAAGTCCGCGCTTCACGCCAAGGGACTCAGCACGGCGGTTGGCGACGAGGGCGGGTTTGCGCCCGACATCGCGTCGGCCCGGGCGGCACTGGATTTCATCGGCGAGGCGACCGGGGCCGCGGGGTACAAGCTCGGCAGTGACGTGCTGATCGCGCTCGACTGCGCCTCGACCGAATTCTTCAAAGGCGGCAGCTACGCCATGGAAGGCGAGGGGCGCAGCCTGTCTCCGGATGAAATGGCCGCATATTTGGCCGAGCTTGCCGACGCCTACCCGATTGCCTCGATCGAAGACGGCATGGCCGAGGACGATATGGCGGGCTGGAAGGCGCTGACCGAACGGCTAGGCAGCCGGGTCCAACTGGTCGGCGACGATTTGTTCGTGACCAACGAAGCGCGGCTTGCGGACGGTATCCGCGACGGAATCGCCAATTCGATCCTGGTCAAGGTCAACCAGATCGGAACGCTGACCGAGACCGCCAATGCGGTCCGCCTCGCTCAATCTGCCGGTTACACCGCGGTGATGTCGCACCGTTCCGGGGAGACCGAGGATTCAACCATTGCCGACCTCGCGGTTGCGCTGAACTGCGGCCAGATCAAGACCGGCAGCTTGGCCCGTTCCGACCGGACCGCCAAGTATAACCAGCTCCTTAGGATCGAAGAGGAACTGGGCGACACGGCCGGATATGCGGGCGCCGCCGCGATCAAGGCATACCGGCCAAACTGA
- a CDS encoding FtsB family cell division protein, with product MTVNRPRSIGLIRRAAMPALALLVIGTFAGHAIAGPNGLFAWRGYAQQLEVRKSELAALQAERAELKHKSVLLDPRRADPDLADEMVRKDLGLVRADEVVVPLDN from the coding sequence ATGACGGTCAATCGTCCCAGGAGCATCGGACTGATCCGCCGCGCGGCCATGCCGGCGCTGGCGCTGCTCGTCATCGGGACCTTTGCCGGCCATGCCATTGCCGGGCCTAACGGCCTGTTCGCCTGGCGCGGCTACGCCCAACAGCTAGAGGTCCGCAAGTCCGAGCTGGCGGCGCTCCAGGCAGAGCGGGCCGAGCTCAAGCATAAGTCGGTGCTGCTCGATCCGCGGCGGGCCGATCCCGACCTCGCCGATGAAATGGTTCGCAAGGACCTCGGCCTCGTCCGGGCCGACGAAGTCGTCGTTCCGCTCGACAACTAA
- the pdhA gene encoding pyruvate dehydrogenase (acetyl-transferring) E1 component subunit alpha — MAKTARKTAAATAAPGKPNRERPKEPQPYKASKEELLDFYKQMLLIRRFEERAGQLYGLGLIGGFCHLYIGQEAVAVGLQSAMKVGRDSVITGYRDHGHMLAYGIDPKVIMAELTGREAGISKGKGGSMHMFSVEHGFYGGHGIVGAQVALGTGLAFKHQYSNDGGTCLAYFGDGAANQGQVYESFNMAKLWDLPVIYAIENNRYAMGTAVERAASEPDFYKRGESFRIPGIQVDGMDVLAVRGAAEEAMAWTQAGKGPIILELLTYRYRGHSMSDPAKYRTREEVQDYREHRDPIDHAAKLLEKLGVKEEELKAIDKEIKDIVVEAAKFAEEAPEPGPAELYTDVLVESY, encoded by the coding sequence GTGGCGAAAACCGCCCGCAAAACCGCTGCCGCAACCGCAGCGCCCGGCAAGCCCAACAGGGAGCGCCCGAAAGAGCCGCAGCCTTACAAGGCCTCGAAAGAGGAGCTGCTCGACTTTTACAAGCAGATGCTGCTCATCCGCCGCTTCGAGGAGCGTGCCGGCCAGCTTTACGGGCTCGGCCTGATCGGCGGCTTCTGCCATCTCTACATCGGCCAGGAAGCGGTTGCCGTCGGCCTGCAGTCGGCGATGAAGGTCGGACGCGACAGCGTCATCACCGGCTATCGCGACCACGGCCATATGCTGGCCTATGGCATCGACCCCAAGGTCATCATGGCCGAGCTGACCGGGCGCGAAGCGGGCATTTCCAAGGGCAAGGGCGGCTCGATGCACATGTTCAGTGTCGAGCATGGCTTTTATGGCGGCCACGGCATCGTCGGGGCGCAGGTGGCGCTCGGCACCGGCCTCGCCTTCAAGCATCAATATTCGAACGATGGCGGAACCTGTCTCGCCTATTTCGGCGACGGCGCGGCCAACCAGGGCCAGGTCTATGAAAGCTTCAACATGGCGAAGCTGTGGGACCTGCCGGTGATCTATGCGATCGAGAATAATCGCTATGCGATGGGGACAGCCGTCGAGCGGGCGGCTTCGGAACCGGATTTCTACAAGCGCGGCGAGAGTTTCCGGATTCCAGGCATCCAGGTCGATGGGATGGACGTGCTGGCGGTACGTGGCGCGGCGGAGGAAGCCATGGCCTGGACCCAGGCGGGGAAGGGGCCAATCATTCTCGAGCTGCTGACCTATCGCTATCGCGGCCACTCCATGTCCGATCCGGCCAAGTATCGGACGCGCGAGGAAGTGCAGGACTATCGCGAGCATCGCGACCCGATCGACCATGCCGCGAAGCTGTTGGAGAAGCTCGGCGTCAAGGAAGAGGAGCTCAAGGCAATCGACAAGGAAATCAAGGATATCGTTGTCGAAGCTGCGAAGTTCGCTGAGGAGGCGCCGGAGCCTGGGCCCGCCGAATTGTACACCGACGTGCTGGTGGAGAGCTACTGA